The following proteins are co-located in the Shouchella hunanensis genome:
- a CDS encoding response regulator yields the protein MVHNVMIVDDQFGIRVLLTEILQKDGYQMYQAANGKEALDIQELEEIDIVLLDMKIPGMDGVEILKKMKERQPSIKVVMMTAYGELKMVNEALENGAISYMAKPFDIEDVRQVIRHNL from the coding sequence ATGGTGCATAATGTTATGATTGTAGATGATCAATTTGGAATACGAGTATTATTAACGGAAATCTTGCAAAAAGATGGCTATCAAATGTACCAAGCAGCTAACGGGAAAGAAGCGCTTGATATACAAGAACTTGAAGAAATTGACATTGTTCTGTTAGACATGAAGATTCCTGGTATGGACGGTGTAGAAATTCTCAAAAAGATGAAAGAACGCCAACCAAGTATTAAAGTTGTCATGATGACAGCTTACGGTGAGTTAAAGATGGTGAATGAAGCATTGGAAAACGGAGCAATTAGTTATATGGCCAAGCCGTTTGACATTGAAGATGTAAGGCAAGTAATTCGTCATAATCTCTAA
- the fba gene encoding class II fructose-1,6-bisphosphate aldolase yields MPLVSMKDMLNKAKAESYAVGQFNLNNLEFTQAILQAAEEEKSPVILGVSEGAARYMGGFKTIVGLVENLMEEYNVTVPVAIHLDHGSSFEKCVEAIHAGFTSVMIDGSHYPLEENIALTKKVVEVAHALGVSVEAELGRIGGQEDDLIVDDAEAAYAIPEECKELVEATNVDCFAPALGSVHGPYKGEPNLGFDHMKTIDSLVGIPLVLHGGTGIPTKDIQKAIEFGHAKINVNTESQISSAKAVRETLAAQPEQYDPRKYLGPARDAIKATVAGKMREFGSSNKA; encoded by the coding sequence ATGCCTTTAGTATCGATGAAAGACATGTTGAACAAAGCGAAAGCAGAAAGCTACGCGGTTGGTCAATTTAATTTAAACAACTTAGAGTTTACTCAAGCAATCCTACAAGCTGCAGAAGAAGAGAAATCACCAGTTATTCTTGGTGTTTCCGAAGGTGCGGCTCGTTACATGGGTGGATTTAAAACAATCGTTGGATTAGTAGAAAACCTAATGGAAGAGTACAATGTAACTGTTCCAGTAGCGATTCACTTAGATCACGGTTCAAGCTTTGAGAAATGTGTAGAAGCCATTCATGCTGGATTTACATCTGTTATGATTGACGGCTCTCACTACCCATTAGAAGAAAATATCGCGTTAACGAAAAAGGTTGTTGAAGTTGCACACGCGCTTGGTGTTTCTGTTGAAGCAGAACTAGGTCGTATTGGTGGACAAGAAGACGACTTAATTGTGGATGATGCGGAAGCGGCATACGCTATTCCTGAAGAGTGTAAAGAGCTAGTCGAAGCAACCAACGTTGATTGCTTTGCTCCTGCACTTGGTTCTGTACATGGACCGTATAAAGGTGAACCAAACCTTGGTTTCGATCATATGAAAACGATCGATTCACTTGTTGGTATTCCACTTGTCCTTCATGGCGGAACTGGAATTCCGACAAAGGATATTCAAAAAGCGATTGAATTTGGCCATGCCAAAATCAATGTAAATACAGAAAGTCAAATTTCATCAGCTAAAGCTGTTCGTGAAACATTGGCAGCTCAACCTGAGCAATATGACCCACGTAAATATTTAGGACCAGCTCGTGACGCGATTAAAGCAACTGTCGCTGGAAAAATGAGAGAATTTGGTTCTTCAAATAAAGCGTAA
- the prfA gene encoding peptide chain release factor 1, whose protein sequence is MLDRLQSVEDRYDFLNEQLSDPDVISDTNKLREYSKEQAQIEETVQAYRDYKEVHEQLNEAKAMLEDKLDDEMYQMVKEELDELSSRKEELEARLKILLLPKDPNDDKNVIVEIRGAAGGDEAQLFASDLFKMYYRFAEMQGWKTEIIEAQANEIGGYKEVIFMVNGTGAYSKLKYENGAHRVQRVPKTESGGRIHTSTATVAVLPEAEEVEIDIHEKDIRVDTFTSSGPGGQSVNTTMSAVRLTHLPTNTVVSCQDEKSQIKNKEKAMKVLRARIFDKVQQEAQAEYADARKTAIGTGDRSERIRTYNFPQSRVTDHRIGLTIQKLEQILQGQLDEIIDALIVEEQSEAMKNAES, encoded by the coding sequence GTGTTAGATCGTTTACAATCTGTTGAAGATCGTTATGATTTTTTAAACGAACAACTAAGTGATCCAGATGTAATTAGTGATACCAATAAATTACGTGAGTACTCAAAGGAACAAGCACAAATAGAGGAAACCGTGCAAGCATACCGTGACTATAAAGAAGTTCACGAACAATTAAATGAAGCAAAAGCCATGCTTGAAGATAAATTAGACGATGAGATGTACCAAATGGTAAAAGAAGAGCTGGATGAGCTTTCAAGTCGAAAAGAAGAATTGGAAGCTCGTTTGAAGATTTTGCTTTTACCGAAAGATCCGAATGACGACAAGAACGTTATTGTTGAAATTCGTGGAGCTGCTGGCGGAGACGAAGCTCAGCTCTTCGCATCGGACCTATTTAAAATGTACTATCGTTTTGCTGAGATGCAAGGATGGAAAACAGAGATTATTGAAGCCCAGGCAAATGAAATTGGCGGCTATAAAGAAGTCATCTTTATGGTCAATGGAACAGGGGCTTACTCAAAACTCAAATACGAAAACGGTGCTCACCGTGTACAGCGTGTACCAAAGACAGAATCTGGCGGACGTATTCATACGTCTACTGCAACGGTGGCTGTATTGCCTGAAGCCGAAGAAGTGGAAATTGACATTCATGAAAAAGACATTCGAGTGGATACGTTCACTTCAAGTGGTCCTGGTGGGCAAAGTGTAAATACGACGATGTCAGCCGTTCGTTTAACTCATTTACCTACGAATACAGTTGTTTCGTGCCAAGATGAAAAATCACAAATTAAAAACAAAGAAAAAGCAATGAAAGTGCTTCGAGCGCGTATTTTCGATAAAGTGCAGCAAGAAGCGCAGGCGGAATACGCAGATGCACGTAAAACCGCAATCGGCACTGGCGATCGTTCTGAGCGGATTCGTACCTATAATTTCCCTCAAAGTCGCGTAACGGATCACCGCATTGGCTTGACGATTCAAAAGCTTGAGCAAATCTTGCAAGGTCAACTCGATGAAATTATTGATGCACTTATTGTAGAAGAGCAATCTGAAGCAATGAAGAATGCGGAATCGTAA
- the fsa gene encoding fructose-6-phosphate aldolase yields MKFFIDTANLSEIKEAHELGILDGVTTNPSLVAKENVEFHDRIKEIAAVVPGSVSAEVISLEAEEMIREGKELAAIAENITVKVPMTVDGLKAVHALTEAGIQTNVTLIFSAAQALLAARAGATYVSPFLGRLDDIGHDGLNLVTDVRTIFDTHGLDTQIIAASVRHPIHVNEAAKRGAHIATIPLKVIKQLTQHPLTDKGIEQFLSDWNK; encoded by the coding sequence ATGAAATTTTTTATCGATACGGCAAACCTTTCTGAAATTAAAGAAGCACACGAACTTGGTATTTTGGACGGTGTAACAACAAACCCTAGTCTTGTAGCAAAAGAAAATGTAGAATTCCATGATCGCATCAAAGAAATTGCAGCGGTCGTTCCAGGAAGTGTAAGTGCAGAGGTTATTTCATTAGAGGCAGAAGAAATGATTCGTGAAGGAAAAGAGCTTGCAGCGATTGCAGAGAACATAACTGTAAAAGTTCCCATGACAGTCGATGGTTTGAAAGCTGTTCATGCGTTAACGGAAGCTGGAATCCAAACAAACGTTACGCTGATCTTTTCAGCTGCTCAAGCATTATTAGCGGCGCGTGCAGGTGCTACGTATGTGTCACCATTTCTAGGTCGCTTAGATGATATTGGACATGATGGACTCAATTTAGTTACTGATGTTCGGACCATTTTCGACACTCATGGATTGGATACTCAAATTATCGCTGCTAGTGTTCGTCACCCGATTCATGTAAACGAGGCTGCAAAACGTGGCGCACATATTGCGACGATTCCACTCAAAGTCATCAAACAACTGACACAACACCCACTCACAGATAAAGGCATTGAGCAATTTCTTTCTGACTGGAATAAATAA
- the glpX gene encoding class II fructose-bisphosphatase, producing the protein MERSLSMELVRVTEAAALASGRWMGRGNKEEADRAATEAMRDVFDTIPMKGTVVIGEGEMDEAPMLYIGEKLGNGYGPRVDVAVDPLEGTNILAYGQWNALAVLAVADHGNLLHAPDMYMDKLAVGPEAVGNVDIDAPVLDNLKAVAKAKNKDIEDLVVVLLNRPRHEKLIHDIRKAGARIKLLSDGDVAAAVNTGFDDTGVDLLMGSGGAPEGVLAAVGLKCLGGDFQGKLLPQSELELSRCKEMGIADVNKILRMEDLVRGDDCIFAATGVTDGELLTGVRYKGTKANTQSIVMRAKSGTVRFVEGTHSMKKKPDLVMR; encoded by the coding sequence ATGGAACGCAGTTTGTCAATGGAACTTGTCCGAGTAACAGAAGCAGCCGCACTTGCTTCAGGTCGTTGGATGGGCAGAGGAAATAAAGAAGAGGCTGATCGAGCGGCAACAGAAGCAATGAGGGATGTTTTTGATACGATACCAATGAAGGGTACGGTCGTTATTGGTGAAGGTGAAATGGATGAAGCGCCAATGCTTTATATCGGAGAGAAATTAGGAAATGGCTATGGTCCTCGTGTAGACGTAGCGGTTGACCCACTTGAGGGAACAAATATTCTTGCGTACGGTCAGTGGAATGCACTTGCTGTTCTTGCTGTTGCAGATCACGGAAATTTATTACACGCTCCTGATATGTACATGGATAAACTTGCCGTTGGTCCAGAAGCGGTTGGAAATGTCGATATTGATGCACCTGTTCTTGATAATCTAAAGGCTGTTGCGAAAGCAAAAAATAAGGATATTGAAGACTTAGTTGTTGTCTTATTAAATCGACCTCGCCATGAGAAATTAATTCATGACATTCGAAAAGCTGGTGCGCGAATTAAATTACTATCTGATGGAGATGTCGCTGCTGCTGTAAATACAGGCTTTGATGACACAGGTGTAGATCTGTTAATGGGCTCGGGTGGTGCGCCAGAGGGCGTTTTGGCTGCGGTAGGTTTAAAATGTCTAGGTGGAGATTTTCAAGGGAAATTATTGCCTCAGTCGGAGCTTGAGCTTTCTCGTTGTAAGGAAATGGGCATCGCTGATGTAAATAAAATTCTTCGTATGGAAGATCTCGTGCGTGGCGATGACTGTATTTTTGCAGCAACAGGTGTAACCGATGGTGAATTGCTAACAGGCGTACGGTATAAAGGGACAAAAGCCAATACGCAATCCATTGTTATGCGAGCAAAATCAGGTACAGTTCGCTTCGTCGAGGGAACACATAGTATGAAAAAGAAGCCTGATCTGGTTATGCGCTAA
- a CDS encoding FAD-dependent oxidoreductase — protein MNYVIIGGDAAGMSAAMQLVRNDAQADITVLEKGLYYSYAQCGLPYWIGGDIEKEEKLVARDADTYRIKHGIDARTEHEVTSIDVNEKRVIGKNFEIDYDKLLIASGARPFVPDWNNNHLKGIYTLKTIPDAKKIIQRLKGKRRNITVIGGGSIGLEIAENVCKAGHKVRILERSARLAMNFDKEMTDHIHEKAIEEGIQLDLNHDIIGFEGDEEGNVTSVITNLSTCKTDLVIVAVGVRPNTDFLTNTGIHLDEHGAIKVNRYMETNLKDVYAAGDCATHYHRITDKDTYLPLGTHANKQGRIAGLNMCGKPRVFKGIVGTQIYQFFDLTLARTGLSSREIEELGYAYKCVQAKLPHVAAYYPTHEPILIRLQYNEKTGEVLGGQFIGTKGVDKRCDVLATALYHRMTMQDLEELDLGYSPPFNSVWDPLQQTARRRS, from the coding sequence GTGAACTATGTCATTATAGGCGGTGATGCCGCAGGAATGAGTGCAGCGATGCAGCTTGTTCGAAACGACGCTCAAGCCGACATTACAGTGCTCGAAAAAGGGCTTTATTATTCATATGCACAATGCGGTCTTCCTTATTGGATTGGTGGCGATATTGAAAAGGAAGAAAAGCTCGTTGCCAGAGATGCAGATACGTATCGGATTAAGCACGGCATTGACGCCAGAACAGAGCACGAAGTAACATCAATCGATGTGAACGAAAAGCGTGTCATCGGAAAGAATTTTGAGATTGACTATGATAAATTATTGATCGCTTCTGGCGCTAGACCTTTCGTACCTGATTGGAACAACAACCACCTTAAAGGAATCTATACATTAAAAACAATTCCTGACGCAAAGAAAATCATTCAGCGACTAAAAGGGAAACGACGAAATATTACCGTTATTGGCGGCGGTTCCATTGGGCTTGAAATTGCTGAAAATGTATGTAAAGCAGGTCATAAAGTTCGAATTCTTGAACGTTCAGCTCGACTTGCAATGAACTTTGATAAGGAAATGACCGATCATATCCACGAAAAAGCGATTGAAGAAGGGATTCAACTTGATTTAAATCATGACATTATCGGTTTTGAAGGAGATGAGGAGGGCAACGTCACCTCCGTTATCACCAATCTGTCTACATGCAAAACCGATTTAGTCATTGTTGCTGTTGGCGTTCGTCCAAATACCGACTTTTTAACAAATACAGGTATACACCTCGATGAGCATGGTGCCATTAAAGTGAATCGTTATATGGAAACAAACTTGAAAGATGTTTATGCGGCTGGGGATTGCGCCACTCATTACCATCGTATTACCGACAAAGACACGTACCTCCCCCTCGGTACGCACGCAAATAAGCAAGGGCGTATAGCGGGATTAAACATGTGCGGAAAGCCACGGGTGTTTAAAGGCATTGTCGGCACACAAATTTATCAGTTTTTCGACTTAACGTTGGCGAGAACAGGATTATCTTCCCGTGAAATTGAAGAACTAGGATATGCCTATAAATGCGTGCAGGCCAAACTTCCCCACGTCGCTGCTTATTATCCTACACACGAACCCATTTTGATTCGTCTTCAATACAACGAAAAAACAGGGGAAGTATTAGGGGGACAATTTATTGGCACAAAAGGTGTCGATAAACGATGTGATGTATTGGCGACAGCCCTCTATCACCGAATGACCATGCAAGATCTAGAGGAATTAGATCTTGGCTACTCTCCCCCATTTAACAGCGTCTGGGATCCACTTCAACAAACCGCAAGAAGACGATCGTAA
- the spoIIR gene encoding stage II sporulation protein R produces the protein MKAKAIIYLLISLFVGLMSWESQNAQAVSQFHQEVNEEEAIRLRILANSDSVSDQMLKRDIRDEINAEITKWVQEVKTFEEAVAIIESNMDEMEAIVARELSKYNKNQDYTVEFNEEVAFPTKLYGNLVYPAGAYQAVLVTLGEGEGENWWCVLFPPLCFLDMDNAEAKEVESESNEEDPEVETSFFIVDMFESVWDRLFG, from the coding sequence ATGAAGGCAAAAGCAATTATTTATCTATTAATCTCTTTATTTGTAGGACTAATGAGTTGGGAATCACAAAATGCACAAGCAGTTAGTCAGTTTCATCAAGAAGTAAATGAAGAAGAGGCAATTCGCTTACGCATTTTAGCAAACAGTGATTCCGTTAGTGACCAAATGTTAAAACGGGATATCCGTGATGAAATAAATGCAGAAATTACAAAATGGGTTCAAGAAGTGAAAACGTTTGAGGAAGCAGTAGCAATCATTGAAAGCAACATGGATGAAATGGAAGCGATCGTTGCGCGTGAGTTGAGCAAATACAACAAGAATCAAGACTATACCGTTGAATTTAACGAAGAGGTTGCGTTTCCGACAAAGCTTTACGGTAACCTTGTTTACCCCGCAGGAGCCTATCAAGCCGTTCTTGTAACACTTGGAGAAGGGGAAGGCGAAAACTGGTGGTGTGTACTATTTCCACCATTATGTTTTCTAGATATGGACAATGCAGAAGCGAAAGAGGTAGAATCAGAATCCAACGAAGAAGATCCTGAAGTCGAAACATCTTTTTTTATAGTTGATATGTTTGAATCTGTATGGGATCGGTTATTTGGATAA
- the prmC gene encoding peptide chain release factor N(5)-glutamine methyltransferase produces MKKTVYEALNWASSFLRSHGLEEPAGEWLLRHHLNTNRAALLASFHDEVRDDVWLAFKADVETLTSGIPVQHIIGSESFYGRIFNVSGDVLIPRPETEELVQAVLERLKGTERIVDIGTGSGAIAITLQLESPHTEVTAVDVSEKALNVAKENAKTLGAKVRFKLGDLCRPVKGEYFDVIVSNPPYIPVGDRASLAEQVREYEPELALFAGDDGLAVYRRLALELHEYVHDGSLIALEIGAGQGSAVKQLFQKQFPKATIEVRFDINEKDRIVLIDVRL; encoded by the coding sequence ATGAAGAAGACGGTATACGAAGCTCTGAACTGGGCTTCGTCTTTTTTACGAAGTCATGGTCTTGAGGAGCCGGCAGGAGAGTGGTTGCTACGTCACCATCTGAACACAAATCGTGCCGCCCTATTAGCCAGTTTTCACGATGAAGTGCGTGATGACGTTTGGCTAGCTTTTAAAGCAGATGTCGAGACGTTAACTTCAGGTATACCGGTGCAGCATATCATTGGCTCTGAATCGTTTTATGGACGCATATTTAACGTATCAGGGGATGTGCTCATTCCTCGACCAGAGACTGAGGAACTGGTTCAAGCGGTTCTTGAGAGGCTAAAGGGAACGGAACGAATTGTTGACATAGGTACGGGAAGTGGAGCTATTGCTATTACTCTACAATTAGAATCTCCACATACAGAAGTGACGGCGGTCGATGTATCAGAAAAGGCTTTAAACGTTGCCAAGGAAAACGCAAAAACATTAGGTGCGAAGGTCCGGTTTAAACTAGGTGATTTATGTAGACCCGTTAAAGGGGAGTATTTCGACGTCATTGTGTCAAATCCTCCTTATATACCGGTAGGAGATCGTGCTTCATTAGCTGAACAAGTAAGGGAATATGAGCCTGAGCTCGCTTTATTTGCCGGAGATGACGGACTAGCTGTTTATCGTCGTTTAGCGCTTGAACTTCATGAGTATGTCCATGATGGATCACTCATCGCTCTTGAAATCGGAGCAGGACAGGGAAGCGCGGTCAAGCAGTTATTTCAGAAACAATTTCCAAAAGCCACTATTGAAGTCCGTTTTGATATTAATGAAAAAGATCGAATTGTATTGATTGATGTTCGATTATAG
- a CDS encoding type B 50S ribosomal protein L31 has translation MKAEIHPTYQKVVFLDTSTGFKFLTGSTRGSNETVEWEDGNTYPLIKVEISSDSHPFYTGKQKLADAGGRVDKFKKKYNL, from the coding sequence ATGAAAGCTGAAATCCATCCAACGTACCAAAAAGTTGTATTCTTAGATACAAGCACGGGCTTCAAGTTTCTAACTGGTTCTACTCGTGGTTCTAATGAGACAGTTGAGTGGGAAGATGGCAACACTTATCCACTTATTAAAGTTGAGATTTCTTCGGATTCACACCCATTCTACACTGGTAAGCAAAAGCTTGCTGATGCAGGTGGCCGTGTTGATAAATTCAAAAAGAAATACAACCTATAA
- the rho gene encoding transcription termination factor Rho: MSVNITELENMTLKELYEQAKTFKVSYYSKLTKRELIFAILKGQAEQDGLLFMEGVLEIIQSEGFGFLRPINYLPSTEDIYISASQIRRFDLRNGDKVSGKVRPPKDNERYHGLLHVEAVNGDSPETSRDRPHFPALTPLYPDVKIDLESKPGRVSSRIIDMVSPVGFGQRGLIVAPPKAGKTSLMKEVANSIAEKHPSVELIVLLIDERPEEVTDMERSIKGEVVSSTFDEVPENHIKVAELVLERAMRLVEHKKDVVILMDSITRLARAYNLVIPPSGRTLSGGIDPAAFHRPKRFFGAARNIEEGGSLTILATALVDTGSRMDDVIYEEFKGTGNMELHLDRRLAERRIFPSIDIRRSGTRKEELLMPKSQLDKLWTIRKTMNESPDFTDQFIRRVKETKTNVEFFEEMQAEMTGKRRS, encoded by the coding sequence ATGAGCGTAAATATAACAGAATTAGAGAATATGACGTTAAAAGAGCTATATGAACAAGCGAAAACGTTTAAAGTCTCTTATTACAGCAAACTAACAAAACGAGAACTTATCTTTGCTATTTTAAAAGGACAAGCGGAGCAAGACGGGCTTTTATTTATGGAAGGTGTATTAGAAATTATTCAAAGTGAAGGCTTTGGATTTCTGAGACCAATTAATTATTTGCCTAGTACAGAAGATATTTATATTTCCGCATCGCAAATTCGTCGATTTGATTTAAGAAATGGAGATAAGGTTTCTGGAAAGGTTCGGCCACCAAAAGACAATGAGCGCTATCACGGGCTGCTACATGTAGAAGCGGTTAATGGTGATTCGCCTGAAACATCAAGAGACCGTCCTCATTTTCCAGCACTTACCCCTTTATATCCAGATGTGAAGATCGATTTAGAATCTAAGCCCGGTCGTGTTTCGTCGCGTATTATTGATATGGTGTCACCAGTTGGTTTTGGTCAACGTGGACTAATTGTTGCGCCGCCGAAAGCAGGGAAGACTTCATTAATGAAAGAAGTCGCCAATAGCATAGCGGAAAAACACCCCTCTGTTGAGCTGATTGTTCTGTTAATCGACGAGCGTCCAGAAGAAGTAACGGACATGGAACGTTCAATCAAAGGGGAAGTTGTAAGTTCAACATTTGATGAAGTGCCAGAAAACCACATTAAGGTAGCTGAGCTTGTGTTAGAGAGAGCGATGCGTCTCGTCGAGCATAAGAAAGATGTCGTTATTTTAATGGATTCCATTACGCGTCTTGCTCGCGCGTACAACCTTGTCATTCCACCAAGTGGACGTACGTTATCTGGGGGGATTGATCCAGCTGCTTTTCACCGTCCAAAACGCTTTTTTGGAGCAGCTCGAAATATCGAAGAGGGTGGAAGTTTAACGATTTTAGCGACAGCCCTGGTCGATACAGGCTCAAGAATGGACGACGTCATTTACGAAGAATTTAAGGGAACAGGTAATATGGAGCTTCATTTAGACCGCCGTCTTGCTGAAAGAAGAATCTTCCCATCAATTGATATTCGTCGTTCTGGTACACGAAAAGAAGAGCTGCTTATGCCAAAATCTCAGCTTGATAAACTGTGGACAATTCGTAAAACAATGAACGAATCACCTGATTTTACCGATCAATTTATTCGCCGTGTGAAGGAAACGAAGACAAACGTCGAGTTTTTTGAGGAAATGCAAGCAGAAATGACAGGCAAGCGTCGATCGTAA
- a CDS encoding UDP-N-acetylglucosamine 1-carboxyvinyltransferase yields MHKLLIKGGQTLEGSVQISGAKNSAVALIPAAILADSPVVIDNLPSISDVELLAELLREIGGEVTMDDQQMEIKPENMVAMPLPNGRVKKLRASYYLMGAMLGKFKKAVIGLPGGCNLGPRPIDQHIKGFEALGARVTNEQGAIYLRADELQGAKIYLDVVSVGATINIMLAAVRAKGQTIIENAAKEPEIIDVATLLTSMGAKIKGAGTNVIRIGGVNHLKGCTHSIIPDRIEAGTYMIMAAAMGQRVQIDNVIPTHLDSITAKLREMGTRVEEKDDQMIVEGMLDKKGVDIKTLVYPGFPTDLQQPFTSLLVSAKGTSIVTDTIYDARFKHVDELRRMGANVKVEGRSAIVNGRSPLQGANVRASDLRAGAALIVAGLMAEGVTEISGLEHIDRGYEHLEEKLRNLGAIVWREELNEEEIEQVNQS; encoded by the coding sequence ATGCATAAACTGCTAATAAAAGGTGGGCAAACCCTTGAAGGTTCTGTGCAGATCAGTGGCGCAAAGAATAGTGCAGTCGCACTTATTCCCGCTGCCATTCTAGCAGATAGTCCAGTTGTGATTGACAACTTACCATCTATATCTGACGTAGAGCTTTTAGCGGAGCTTTTACGTGAGATCGGTGGAGAGGTTACAATGGACGATCAACAGATGGAAATTAAACCAGAAAACATGGTTGCTATGCCATTGCCAAACGGACGAGTGAAAAAATTACGCGCATCGTATTATTTAATGGGTGCCATGCTTGGGAAATTTAAAAAAGCTGTTATTGGTTTGCCTGGTGGGTGTAATCTAGGTCCAAGACCGATTGATCAGCATATAAAAGGATTTGAAGCACTTGGCGCTCGTGTGACAAATGAACAGGGAGCCATTTATTTGCGTGCGGATGAACTACAAGGAGCGAAGATTTACCTTGACGTTGTCAGCGTAGGCGCAACGATTAATATTATGCTTGCTGCTGTCAGAGCAAAAGGGCAAACCATTATTGAAAACGCCGCAAAAGAACCAGAAATTATTGATGTCGCCACACTTTTAACAAGCATGGGTGCTAAAATTAAAGGCGCTGGAACGAACGTGATACGAATAGGAGGCGTGAATCATCTGAAGGGCTGCACCCACTCTATTATTCCAGACCGGATTGAGGCTGGTACATACATGATAATGGCTGCGGCGATGGGACAACGAGTGCAAATTGATAATGTTATCCCAACTCATTTGGATTCCATTACCGCAAAGCTTAGAGAGATGGGCACGAGGGTTGAAGAAAAAGATGATCAAATGATTGTGGAAGGAATGTTGGACAAAAAAGGTGTCGACATTAAGACGCTTGTTTATCCAGGTTTTCCTACTGATTTACAACAACCATTTACAAGTCTTTTAGTTAGTGCAAAGGGTACTAGTATTGTGACGGACACCATTTACGATGCGCGTTTCAAGCACGTAGATGAACTTAGGCGCATGGGTGCCAATGTCAAAGTAGAAGGGCGGTCCGCCATTGTGAATGGGCGCTCTCCATTACAAGGGGCTAACGTCCGTGCTAGTGATTTACGAGCAGGAGCAGCGCTTATCGTAGCGGGATTAATGGCTGAAGGGGTTACGGAGATTTCCGGTCTTGAGCATATTGATCGCGGATATGAACATTTAGAAGAGAAACTTCGAAACTTAGGTGCGATTGTATGGCGCGAAGAGTTAAATGAAGAAGAAATTGAACAAGTGAATCAATCATAG
- a CDS encoding GNAT family N-acetyltransferase: protein MSLTVRKMEETDVLAVQHLFARVGSAKTPNQIDSFVVVENEEGMLVGTVGLDKVLDLGLLRTLVIDSEKTHAMAAVEFIQLALAFAHSEGVNHVYALSSGKASLFEPLGFEQVSKQSIPEEIKQLEHYQHITSIDDTIAWSYNCSHIV from the coding sequence ATGTCATTAACGGTTCGAAAAATGGAAGAAACGGATGTATTGGCAGTTCAACATTTATTTGCACGGGTTGGCTCTGCTAAAACGCCGAATCAAATAGATAGCTTTGTTGTCGTCGAGAATGAAGAAGGAATGTTAGTGGGAACAGTCGGGTTAGACAAAGTGTTAGATCTAGGGCTGTTACGCACACTTGTCATTGATAGCGAAAAAACCCATGCCATGGCAGCAGTTGAATTCATTCAATTAGCATTGGCGTTTGCTCATTCTGAAGGTGTAAACCATGTGTATGCATTGAGTAGTGGAAAGGCGTCTTTATTTGAGCCATTAGGTTTTGAACAAGTATCAAAACAGTCGATTCCTGAAGAAATCAAGCAATTAGAGCATTATCAACATATAACGAGCATAGATGACACGATTGCATGGTCTTATAACTGTTCGCATATTGTGTAA
- a CDS encoding thymidine kinase: protein MAQLFFKYGAMNSGKSFEILKVASNYEEQNKPVLLFTSGIDTRDEVGYVSSRVGLRRAAISVFNDTNLFDVVKHAEQKPYCVLIDEVQFLSREHVLQLAKIVDELTIPVMAFGLKNDFQNELFEGSKQMLIQADKIEEMKTICWFCHKKAIMNLRVDEHGKPIYTGDQIQIGGNDQYYPVCRKCHRHPPL, encoded by the coding sequence ATGGCACAGCTATTTTTTAAATATGGTGCAATGAATAGTGGAAAATCATTTGAAATCTTAAAGGTGGCTTCGAACTATGAAGAGCAGAATAAACCTGTTTTACTATTTACTTCTGGCATTGATACGCGAGATGAAGTTGGCTATGTATCAAGTCGTGTAGGATTAAGGAGAGCAGCTATTTCTGTGTTTAACGATACTAACCTTTTTGACGTTGTAAAGCATGCTGAGCAGAAACCTTATTGTGTACTCATTGATGAGGTGCAGTTTCTTTCAAGAGAGCATGTGCTGCAATTAGCTAAAATTGTGGACGAATTGACAATTCCAGTAATGGCTTTTGGACTAAAAAATGATTTTCAAAATGAGTTATTTGAAGGAAGTAAGCAAATGCTCATTCAAGCAGATAAAATTGAAGAAATGAAAACCATCTGCTGGTTCTGCCATAAAAAAGCAATTATGAATTTACGTGTAGATGAACATGGAAAACCTATTTATACAGGGGATCAAATTCAAATTGGTGGCAATGACCAATACTACCCTGTCTGCCGTAAATGTCACCGTCATCCGCCTTTGTAA